AGCCTCGATTTGACAAAGAGTTCGTGATTCGTTTTTCTTTTTTCAGTGATTCGATTGAGTTCTTCGGGAAGAGTAGCGAGGTTTTGGAACGGATTTTGGAGAAGATTGGAATCCAGATCAAAACCGATGGAGTTCCTACAATTTCCAATGGAGGCAAGGGTAGTTGTACCCGTTCCGAGAAAAGGATCCAAAACCAGATCACCTTTGAGGGAATACATTTGTACGATTCGATTTGCCAGCTCCAGAGGATATGCCGCGCTTCTTTCCCTTCCCGCGAGCGAATCCAGACCTTGTTTTTTACCTTTAAAATCCCAGAGATCGGAGAACCAAAGATTGCGCTCTTCCCAAAAAAACGCGCTCTGTGCCCTGGCCAATTTCTCGGGCTTGGACGTGAATCTGCGTTTATTTCCTTTTCTGAATATTAGAATATGCTCATGCTCCAATGTTACATACGCACCTGCGGGCAACATTCCCGAACCCATAAATTTATTGGGAGAATTAGTCTGTTTTCTCCAGAGGATTCCGGGAAGGCTTTGAAAGCCGATGGAATTACAACTCTGAATCACACGGGCGTGGTTCATAAAAATTTGAAAACCGGAATCGGTTTTCCGAGTCGCGTCTCCGATGTTGACTATAAAAAAGCCGCCTTCTTTCAAAACACGAAAGGATTCCTTCCAAACCTTATCCAACTCCAAGTGCATTTTTTCGAACGAAAGACTGGGATGAGAAAGGAGGTTCTCTCGGATCTCATTCGAAAAACCGAAAAAGAGTTCGTCCCACATTTCGATCATCGGATACGGTGGAGAGGTGAGAATCAGGTCCACAGTCTGAGAATCGATGGGAAACGTTTCTCTCGAATCTCGGTTCAGAATCTGGTGGCTTGTTCTCTTCATAATCCAATCCGTAGAATTCTTCCGATCCGTTTCTTTGTCCACTCAAAACGTCAAGACCTCCAATGATAAAACGACCACTTTTGATTTCGAATTTTGCCTCGACTCACATCGCGGGATCGATTGCGTTTTTGTTGTATATCTCTCTTTTTCTTTTTTGGAAACGACTTCCCGGAACTCAGGGGTTAGTCCTTTATCTAAGCGCCTATCTGATTCTTTTTGGAATCGTTCTTCTTCCGTTCTCACAGAAAGCGGATGACTCGGATAACCTTGCGGGGACATGGTTTTGGGGAATCCTGTTTCGTCTAACTGCGATTCTAACTTTCCCCGTTTGGGAGGACGACTGGGCTCGATTTCTATGGGACGGATATCAAACCCTGGAAACCGGAACTCCATATGGAAAACCTCCCGAAACTTTTTTTTCACAGGAGAATCTTCCTGCATGGAGTACGGAAATTTTAAGTAGAATCAATCATCCCGAAGTGCCCACGATATACGGACCGTGTTTGCAGATCCTTTTTTGGATCTCCGCTTTTTTGTTTCCGGGTTCTCTATTGGGTCTCAAGTGCATTTATTTTCTAATCGAGATTTTTGGGTGGTCTTGGATGCAAAAGCACCTAACAAAAAAAGACTTTCGAATCGTATTCTGGTTTCCATTGCTCATCATCGAAACCTACATCCAAGCTCATCCCGATTTTCTTGGGCTCATCTTACTCAGCGGCGTATATATACTAAACAAAGAGAAGAAGAGATTCTGGATTGCAGGAATATTGTTAGGAATCGCTTGCTCCGTCAAAGTCTTCGCCTGGATCTTACTCCCTTTTTGTCTTCTCCGAACAAAACGAGTTCCATTTTTGCTCGGTTTTGTGACCGCTTTTTTATCACCGTATTTATTTTTTCGGATCCAAGGAGGAGTCGGTGGTGACGGGCTTTCGATTTTTCTGGAAAGCTGGGAATTCAATTCATCACTTTACGCTTTTCTAAAGTGGATTTTGGGAAGAATTTTCTTTGATACCATCGCGCCATGGACTGTCGGATTGATATGCCTCGGTCTTTGTGGACTCGGCGGTTTGTATTTTCTAATCCACTCGGATTCGGATGAGGAAAAAATAGTCGGTAATTCTTTTCTCTGGTTCTTTCTTTTCAGTCCGGTCGTAAATCCGTGGTATCTCCTCTGGTCACTTTTCTTTTGGATTCGAAGCAGAGACCTTTCCGGAATCGTTTTTTCCGGAGTAGTGGTTCTGTCGTACGTTTCCGGAAAGAACCTATCGTTCTCGTCGGGGCTTCAGCTGTACGAAAATCCACTCTGGATTCTCATTTTGGAATACACTTTGGTGGGACTTGCGTTCTTTATTCCAAGATTTTCGCTAAAAAATCCATAATATTTTGCAATAATTCCACTATATAAATCTAACTTGTATGTTATAGTGAAATACCTATTGACTTTCTAATATATTAGAAGAATTCTCTGCTTGGCGGGTTCTTTAGCGGATCCGTCCTAACTCTAACTTTCTCTGAAAAAGACCCTTTTCTACCCCGGGATTCCCGGGTTTTTTTTAAGGGTTGGAGCGATGCGAAATTTCAAAGCGAGATCGAACGAAACGAGAAAAGAGGTAGCTTCCTTTGCAAACAATTATGGCTCGCAGTTTAGATAATTCAGATACGACTTCTTCGGAAAAAGTTCCCGATGATTTTTTGACCAGTTTTCTCGGAGATAAGATTCGAAAGCGAAGGTTGGAGTTAGGTCTGTCTATGGAGAAAGTCGCCCAGATCGCACAAGTCAGTCGGGGAATGCTGGGGTTGATCGAGACGGGTAAGACAACCCCGAGCATCGCGATTCTTTGGAAATTGTCCAAGGCACTTCGAACCCAGGTTGCGGAATTTTTGCCCGACGTTTCGATGCACAGTCCTAAAATCTTTCGTAAAGAAGAATCCAAGCTTTTGACGCTTCATAAAGAACGGCTGAGCGCGCGCGTATTGTACAGAGATTCGGAAAATCACCTCGAGTTTTTGGAAGTAGAATTGTCTCAGGGAAGTTTTCCCCTGCCGATTTGGTTTCAAAAACAAAAATCGCAGACGGTTTCTTTGGTAAACGGGGAGATCGGACTCGTTTTCGGAGGAAAGAAGAATCTTCTCTCACCCGGAGATACCGCCGTCTTTCTCGCCCAAGAACTGCAGGAAATTTTCAATCCCTCATCCTCCAAAGCTCTTCTGTTTTGGATCAGTTCTTCCGTAAATCTATAAAAATTGGATCCCTCGCGGATCCAATTTTCTCCTTCTTCTCTAAAGCTTTCAAATTATAAATCAGTTCGGTTTAAACAATTTCGCATTAACATTTGACGTTAGGCGAAATGTCCGGAAATATATTTAGCAAATTGTAAAAAACCGTGTTTAATATAGTAAATATTTAATCTGTTAAAACGGAAATTTATTGGGATTTAAAACCTCCTCTTCGAATGTTGGAAAAACTTTCTTTTGGGAATGAACCCCCGCAGGAAGGAAACAAACGTAAGGAAAAACACCATGAAACGCAAACTTGGTATATTTGGAATTGTGCTGGCTCTTGCGGGGTTTCTGGGAACCTGCAAACCATCGGAAAAAAAAGACGATACACTTCTTCTCGCGATCGCCGGAATCATTGCCAACGGAGTTAAGGTCAATACTGCCGCAGAGCTCGCAGTGGAATCCAATGATAACTATGATAATAACGAATTCGGTCTCGTAACCGCCACGACGATCAACCGTTGGCGATCGGATTGGGCCACGCAGAAACCTGCATCGATCACGGGGAATCTAATCATTCTTCAATCCAATGTAGGCACTGCAGGTCAGGAGTTTATCAAACCGACCAGCGGAGTTTATGTTTATTCTTGGCCAAACGGCGGCGGTACCGATATCAACTTCAGACAAAAAAGGAACAACGGTCTCTTTGAAAACGTCCAAACAGGTCTTCCGGACGGAGCGAGAACCGATGCTTTTTTGAAACTGTATCGGATCGATCTTTCAAAAGATCTCGTGGTTTTCGCGGCGGGTGCGGATTCCGGTGCGGGTACTTCGGCGTCTCCAAAAGGCGGAAACTACCAAACTCTGGGTAGAGGTTTGTATTGGCTTAGATATTGGGGAGCGGATTCGAAACACGTCGCTGTCTTAGACGGGCCGATCAACACACAATTCTCAGCTTCGGACTTGACCGCTTCCGGTACGGAAAGTTCCCCTCCGAACGACGGAACGTATTCCGTAAAAAATCTGCGTACTGTGGACAACTCGGTGCTCGTTCAGCCGGTAGAGAACGTCATCAAGATCGTTAGAAATCCGAATTCTCACGGAGTGACCGGTCTGACTTCTTCCGTTTTTATTGCGGATGCTAGACACAACACTACTTCCACCGAACGCGAGTTTGTTGGAACCGCCGACGGAACAAACGCCGCCGAGGTGGAAGCGGCGAAAAAAGCGCTTACCGAAGGACATTTGAAAGGCGCGTTCTTCGCTCCTTGGTTACAAGTAGTTGATCAAACTACGGGCCGATTTAAATCGAAGGCGGCGATCGCGGCTCTTTGGTCCAATCCTGCCGGATGGGGGCACGCAGAAAACGGTTCCGTGAGCGGTTATCAGCAAGGGCAAACGTATCTTCATTATTGCAGAACGAATGCGAGATCGATGGTCACAGGACTTTCCACTTTCGTAATTCTGGGAAGACCCACTGTCTTCTACGAAAATTCCTTTATCGAATGGAACGGACTCTCCGCAAACCATCCCGATCCGACGAAAAGAACACTTCCTTCCGGATCTCCTTTTGCGACGGATACTGCGGATCTAACTGTGAGTACGGGAGGCGCCGGAGGCGGACCGACTTTCAACGCCGCGAACGCCGCAAATTACAAAACCGTCATCAATCCGAACGCGACTACTTCGCGTCAGACGCCCATTGATGATTGGAATTATAAGATTCAGTAGAATGGAATTTCGAAGAATCTTTTTTGAAACGTCGCGGCTTCGCGGCGCGACGTTTTTTACAATTTTTAATAAATACATTTCGGAGAAGTTGCAGTGAGACGAACTATTATATTCGGCATTCTTATCAGTCTATTCGGTCTTTTTGTTTTCCCTTCCTTCGCTTCGGGAGGATTTAGCGGAGGCGGAGTCGCTCAGATTCCTAAAGGAAAAGACCGCGAAAAATATCATCTGGGCAAATCAGTTTACAATCGTGAAATAGAAATCACGGTAACCGCAGATCCGGCTAAAGTATCGGCTCAAAAGATCCGCCTTGAATACCTACAAGGTTCTTTGCCTAACAGCGAAAAACAGAGGATCAATCTTGAAGAATTCGCAGGTAAATTGACGCCTGAACAGTTGGATTCTCTTGAATACTTCGTGAGCGTTCGATTTAACGTAAAGCTCGAAGACAAAAAGGAATAGTCCTTTCTTTTTCGAAGTTGATCAATTCGGGGTTAATACACCCGATTCTTATAAATTAAAGAATTTAGAATATTAGGTATATATCATGAAACATAGAATTAGAATTCTATGCGGTTTATTTTTTTTTTTTTTTTTTTTTACCGCGTTCGGAATTCAAGCCCAGCAGGCCTGGTCCCCGTATCAGAGACAATTGTGGGTAAGGACCGTATTTATTCATTCGGAATACGATTCTGCATATCTTGCCAATACAAAGGCGAATTACGACGACAATATACGAATTAGTACCGGAAATATCGTTTTGGAATATGGGATTACGGATCGTCTTACGGTCGATTTCGGAACCGGCTTCGGTAAATTAGGGAGAGCTAAATTAGTAGACCGTTATGGAGGTCTTATGCAGATTCCCGAAAGCCCGGATAAATACGGTTATCTCGATACGAGAATCGGAATTCGTTATAAGATTCTCGACGAATTCGATTACGACAAGTGGTGGATTCCCACGATCTCTGTGAGAGCGGGCGCCATCAAAAAGGGAGACTATGACCGAAACCCACAATCCTTAGGGGACGGTGCGAACGGAGGAGAAGCCAATTTATATCTCGCAAAGGATTTTGATTTCTACGGCCTAGGCGCTCTGGGAGAACTCAGCTATCGAAGAAGGGAGAATCCCGTTCCGGACGACATTCTTTATTATTCAGGACTCTACTTAAGATTTTTTGAAAGTTTCTTTTTTACGATCGGAGCACGAGGACAAAAAGGGCAGGGAGGTTATGCGTTTGCAGATCCCAGACAAGCTCCCCCGTTGAACTATCTCAACCTAACGGTACCAGATACGATTCCCGGGGTCAATCTCTATGATCTCTGGATTCAAAAGGAACGCCCAGCTTGGGGAAGAAGGGAAGACTATCATAACGTGGAAGCCTCTCTCGGTTTTACCGATTCCTACGGGAATTTTTATAACCTTTATTATTCTCAGACGTACGCGGGATATAACACCGCGAAGTTGCAGACGATCGGTTTTATCGTTAACTTTCCGTTTAACCTTTAGGAGTAGAACACAGATGAAAAATACAAAACTCATTCTTTTTTCATTATTAATCTTCGGTTTTGTCTGGGGTTGCGGGAACAAATCCGGCAATTACGATTTTATACCAGCCGCATTTAAGATTCGTCTTCCTTTGATCATTAAGATCAATTCAGCCGAAGAAATCGCAAACGCTTCGGCGGACGATTATAATCAGAATAATTTCGGTTTGATTACTTATTCGAAGCTCAACTCTTGGGTTCAAGATTGGCCGAATCGAAAACCGCTCGGGATTTACGGAAAACTATTTATCTTTCAGGTTCAAACGGGGACTCCGTCCGGACAGTACGTGTTTCCAAAAACGGGTAGCGGAGTGTATGTGCACTTGTTAACCGATGCGGATACGACGTTCGGACAAACTCGAAACAACGGGGTGATCGATACGGAAACGATGGTTCCACAAGGTTCACAAATCGACGGATTCTTAAAAAAATACGGCATCGATCTTCAGAACGATCTCGTTGTCTTTTCCGCCGACACTCCGACTACGGCGAATCTGCAACAGGCTTTAAGAGGATGGTATGCTCTTCGTTACTGGGGTGCTCCCGCAAAGAGTTTAGCAATTTTGAATGGAGCCGTTTCTTATCATGCTTCACAAGGGAATCTATTTACGACTCTTTTTCTTTCTCCTCTAAATTCCGCAGGAGGAAAGGGAGTTCAATCCCTGCTCACGGATAATACGATTCTTCAGGCGACCTTGGGTGATGTGATTCATATTTTAAAAAATGGGAATTCTAACTTTTTGAAGGTCACTCCCGTTCCAGTCAAAGGAGTTTTCTTTTTGGACGCGCGGTCCGTCGCGGAATATACGGGAACCGCATCCAGTACAACTGGTCCAAGCGGAAAAACCTGCGCGACCCCGCCTTGTGTTACCGGGATCGAAGGTCATATCAAAGGAGCCGTCAATATTCCATTTGCCAATCTATTAGAAGATACGAATATTACGGTTCAATTTAAGACAAAGGCACAGATTCAGAACTTGTTTTCTGCGGCGGGGTTCGTGTCAGGTCAGACGATTATCACCTACTGTAGAACTAACGTGCGTTCAACGGTAACCGGCTTTGCGTCCGTTGCCATCCTCGGAATTCCAACGCGCTATTACGACGGTTCTTGGGTCGAATGGGGATCGCTCGCGACGGACAATCGTGCGATCAGCGATGATATGAAATGGTCCAATCTCCCTGCGGTTTCTCCTTGGAAAACAAATCTGAGTATCCTTACGGACAATCTCACCGCCAATCCGGATACGAACGTTGCGAAAACGAGTTTTACTACCGCTCAAGCTTTTTCCAGAAGTTCCAATCAATTGATCGACGAGGATAAATCGTATTTGAGCAACACGAGTGGAAGTAGCGGTAGCGGCTCCGGAGGCAGTTCCGGTGGCGGGGGTGGAGGCGGCGGCAACGCTTGCGGCGGTTGATTTCCATTCTTCTTAAAATTCAAAAGGAAGTCGGAGTGATCTGGCTTCTCTTTTTTTGTTTAGGGAATTGCGAAAAGGCGTTTTTAGAATCGCACTGGTCCACACCGATCGCCTTGCAAGGAAAGGCGCCTTCTCTTTATGGAGAGTCGGAAAAAAGTCTCGACCCGGAAGATTGCGGAACCTGCCACAGGGAACAATTTGAAAAATGGAACGAGAGTTTCCATTCGAAAGCGGGAGGATCGGGTCTTCAATGGCAGTTAAAACGTCTTGGAGTGGAAAAAGCAGAGGATTGTTTCTCTTGTCATTCTCCGTTAGCCGAAACTCAAGCGTATTTTAAAGAATCGAAATTCGCAATATCGAAACCTTCCGAAGAAATTACTTCCTATCTGAGTAAGGGAGAGGAGGAAAGGGGAATTATTTGCGCTTCCTGTCACGTGAGAAAACACGTTCGATACGGACCACCTCCTCGATCTGGTATCGATCCGAATGGATCTTCACCTCACGGTGGTTATATGATCCGAAATGAATTTGAAACGTCCGAATTTTGCGCGCACTGCCACGAGTCACCCGAGACGGGAAAACGACTCAATGGCAAACGTTTGATGGAGACGTTCACAGAATGGAAGAAAAGCGAATACGCAATCAAGGGAATCATATGCCAAAATTGTCATATGGAAAATCGGTCCCACGATTGGAAGGGGATACACGATCCTGAGATGACAAAAAAAGCGATCGGTTCTTCGTTCGAAGTCAAATTGGAAAAAGATGGAATCGTCGTTCTCGCTTCTTTAAAAAATACGGGCGCCGGTCATAAGTTTCCGACGTATTCCGTACCAAAATTGTTTCTTTCAGTGACCTGGATTCGGAGCGGAAACGTGTATCGTTCTCTTGCGGAAAAAACGATCGGGCGAGTGACGGATATCGATTTGGAAACGGAATTCGAAGATACAAGGCTCGCCCCGGGAGAAGAAGCCGTTTTAACAGCCGATATCGACCGGTCCGAGTGGAAGAAGGGAGACAAAATTCGATTTCAGGCGATCGTCGAACCTGACGAGTTTTATGCGAGAATGTTTCAGGATAACTACGATCAAAGAAAGAAATATCAGATTTCCGGTCCGGAAGAACTTCAACTTTTGGATGCTTTACGAAATGTAAAGAATACGCGTTATGTGCTCTTTAAACGCGAAAAAACTATGGATCAACTAACCTTCCATTAAAAATCCGTCCACCGATCGAATCAAAAGAAGACCGCCTCCTTTCGGAAGTTCGTTCACTCGAAACTCGGGATGATTTTCCCAAATGTCCAAATCGCAGAGAATGAGATCAAATTGTTTCCAGTCGGAAACGCTCGTTCCCGGCTGAAGAATTTTTACCTTCTCCCGTTTGAGACTTTGTTTGATCTTCGAGGGAATCCTATCCACGGACCCGTTCAAGTCAACGATCGAAAGTTTGGAGTTGTAATTCGAGGCAAGTCTTCTTGCAATTTGTAAAAGATTCAGATCTTTTTCGGCGCCGAAAAGAACATGGATATTCTTCACGTCTTCCAATTGGGATGAGAATAAAATTCCGGTATTACAATTCGTTTCGTTGAGAATGGTTCTGATTTTTCCGCCGAGAATATCGTCCGAGAAAAAAGAGCGAGCGGCACCGATGAGAAGAAGTTTGTAGTTTCCGTCTTCTACGATTCGGATGATGTCTTTCGTAATATTCGTCGATGTTTTGTAGATCGTTTGGAGATGAATGTCCAAATCCTTAGAAAGTTCTTTCAAAGGAGTGAAACTGGAAGTCTCATATTTTTCCGCGTGCGATTCGGAAATGTTCGAATCGGGAGAAAGATGGACGGCGGTGACTTCTCTCTCCTTTTTCTTTTCGGGAAAAAGTCCATAAGCGATCTTTAATAGTTCCAGACCTCTGGAATGTTGCGCGAAGGATATTAGAATTCCCTTACCCGCTCTGTATCGCGATAACGTTTCCTCCTTGGAAAAAAACCAATCTACGATCTTAAGAGCGGGCCCGGTCATAATCGTCGTCGTCAATGCCATCAGAACCATCATGGAAAAAATCTCTTCCGATAAAACCCCAAGGTCGTAACCGATGTTGAGGACGATCAGCTCCATCAATCCTCTTGTATTCATCAAAATTCCGATTGATAGGGAATCCTTCCAATTCTTACCGGATAATCTGGATGCGATCGCACTTCCGCCTAACTTTCCTAAGATCGCGACAAAAAGAATCACAAAGAAAATCGGCCAAAGGCCGGAACTCGAAAGGAGACCGAATTTTGTCCTGAGCCCCGTAAACGCGAAGAAGAGTGGGAGTAGAACCGTGAGACTGAAATCTTCGATTTTGTCCACAAGATTGCTACGAAGCTCCTTTTTGTCGGGCATGACGACACCAGCAAGAAAAGCTCCGAATAACGCGTGTATGCCGATCGCCTCAGTGATCCATGCGGAAATAAAGATAAAAAGAAAAAAGAAAGCGGAGATCGTTTTGGTCATCGATTCTTTCGTAGTGTATAGATTTCCAGCCCTTCGCATAAGCGGAAGAATCGCCTTCCACATCACGACCATATACGTGACCGACATAAGAATGGTAAGAAAGCCGGAAGAAAAAGATCCCGCATTGACGATCGTCACCACGACCGCGAGCACGCACCATGCGGTTACGTCATCGGCCGCGGCCGCAGTGATGGCAAGACTGCCTAACGTGGTTTTGGTCCATCCTTTTTCCAAAATGATTCTTGCGAGGACCGGAAACGCAGTGATGCTCATTCCGATTCCCATAAAAAGACAGAACGCGATAAAATCCACGTTCTCGGGCGCCAAAGGAATAAAGATAAAATATGCGAGTCCCGCGCCGAGGAGAAAGGGGAACATGATGCTCGAGTGTGAAATTACGATCGCGGACTCGGCTTGATTCTTCAAAATTTTGAGATCGAGTTCCATTCCGATCACGAACATAAAAAGGAGAAGTCCCAATTGACTGAGAATCTGAAGCGTCGCCAAGGAATCTTTCGGAAAAAGGAGAAGGAAACCTTCGGGAAACAACAATCCAAGCAGGGAAGGCCCTAATAGAATTCCGGCGAGAATTTCACCGATCACCGCGGGTTGTCCCACGAGAGTGGCGACTTTCCCAAAAAAACGCGCCACGAGCATGATTACGATCAGTTGAAGAAGTAATCGAGAAAGCGGTTGTTTGAGATGTCCTGAAAAAATCTGAGCTACGGATTCGAAGTCGAGAAGTCCAGGTCTTTCTATTCCATTTTGAATCGGAGTTCTTATTTGCTTGTCCTTTGGAACTTCCGCGCCCTGTGAAGAATGAAAACTCTCCTTTTTGACTTCCAGATTTTTTCCGGACTGGAGAATGAAGGCGAGGCATAATACAAAAGAGAAAATTAGAAAAATATAAAATACCGATATTTTTTTCATACGG
The Leptospira stimsonii DNA segment above includes these coding regions:
- a CDS encoding DNA-methyltransferase, with protein sequence MKRTSHQILNRDSRETFPIDSQTVDLILTSPPYPMIEMWDELFFGFSNEIRENLLSHPSLSFEKMHLELDKVWKESFRVLKEGGFFIVNIGDATRKTDSGFQIFMNHARVIQSCNSIGFQSLPGILWRKQTNSPNKFMGSGMLPAGAYVTLEHEHILIFRKGNKRRFTSKPEKLARAQSAFFWEERNLWFSDLWDFKGKKQGLDSLAGRERSAAYPLELANRIVQMYSLKGDLVLDPFLGTGTTTLASIGNCRNSIGFDLDSNLLQNPFQNLATLPEELNRITEKRKTNHELFVKSRLEEGKPFLHFNQNLQTPVVTNQEKFLTLDRITRIEKNAEDKILVDYSPLFQAVAPPQLEPAPAVQP
- a CDS encoding helix-turn-helix transcriptional regulator, whose product is MARSLDNSDTTSSEKVPDDFLTSFLGDKIRKRRLELGLSMEKVAQIAQVSRGMLGLIETGKTTPSIAILWKLSKALRTQVAEFLPDVSMHSPKIFRKEESKLLTLHKERLSARVLYRDSENHLEFLEVELSQGSFPLPIWFQKQKSQTVSLVNGEIGLVFGGKKNLLSPGDTAVFLAQELQEIFNPSSSKALLFWISSSVNL
- a CDS encoding rhodanese, with the translated sequence MKRKLGIFGIVLALAGFLGTCKPSEKKDDTLLLAIAGIIANGVKVNTAAELAVESNDNYDNNEFGLVTATTINRWRSDWATQKPASITGNLIILQSNVGTAGQEFIKPTSGVYVYSWPNGGGTDINFRQKRNNGLFENVQTGLPDGARTDAFLKLYRIDLSKDLVVFAAGADSGAGTSASPKGGNYQTLGRGLYWLRYWGADSKHVAVLDGPINTQFSASDLTASGTESSPPNDGTYSVKNLRTVDNSVLVQPVENVIKIVRNPNSHGVTGLTSSVFIADARHNTTSTEREFVGTADGTNAAEVEAAKKALTEGHLKGAFFAPWLQVVDQTTGRFKSKAAIAALWSNPAGWGHAENGSVSGYQQGQTYLHYCRTNARSMVTGLSTFVILGRPTVFYENSFIEWNGLSANHPDPTKRTLPSGSPFATDTADLTVSTGGAGGGPTFNAANAANYKTVINPNATTSRQTPIDDWNYKIQ
- a CDS encoding sulfurtransferase, yielding MKNTKLILFSLLIFGFVWGCGNKSGNYDFIPAAFKIRLPLIIKINSAEEIANASADDYNQNNFGLITYSKLNSWVQDWPNRKPLGIYGKLFIFQVQTGTPSGQYVFPKTGSGVYVHLLTDADTTFGQTRNNGVIDTETMVPQGSQIDGFLKKYGIDLQNDLVVFSADTPTTANLQQALRGWYALRYWGAPAKSLAILNGAVSYHASQGNLFTTLFLSPLNSAGGKGVQSLLTDNTILQATLGDVIHILKNGNSNFLKVTPVPVKGVFFLDARSVAEYTGTASSTTGPSGKTCATPPCVTGIEGHIKGAVNIPFANLLEDTNITVQFKTKAQIQNLFSAAGFVSGQTIITYCRTNVRSTVTGFASVAILGIPTRYYDGSWVEWGSLATDNRAISDDMKWSNLPAVSPWKTNLSILTDNLTANPDTNVAKTSFTTAQAFSRSSNQLIDEDKSYLSNTSGSSGSGSGGSSGGGGGGGGNACGG
- a CDS encoding multiheme c-type cytochrome, which translates into the protein MRRLISILLKIQKEVGVIWLLFFCLGNCEKAFLESHWSTPIALQGKAPSLYGESEKSLDPEDCGTCHREQFEKWNESFHSKAGGSGLQWQLKRLGVEKAEDCFSCHSPLAETQAYFKESKFAISKPSEEITSYLSKGEEERGIICASCHVRKHVRYGPPPRSGIDPNGSSPHGGYMIRNEFETSEFCAHCHESPETGKRLNGKRLMETFTEWKKSEYAIKGIICQNCHMENRSHDWKGIHDPEMTKKAIGSSFEVKLEKDGIVVLASLKNTGAGHKFPTYSVPKLFLSVTWIRSGNVYRSLAEKTIGRVTDIDLETEFEDTRLAPGEEAVLTADIDRSEWKKGDKIRFQAIVEPDEFYARMFQDNYDQRKKYQISGPEELQLLDALRNVKNTRYVLFKREKTMDQLTFH
- a CDS encoding cation:proton antiporter produces the protein MKKISVFYIFLIFSFVLCLAFILQSGKNLEVKKESFHSSQGAEVPKDKQIRTPIQNGIERPGLLDFESVAQIFSGHLKQPLSRLLLQLIVIMLVARFFGKVATLVGQPAVIGEILAGILLGPSLLGLLFPEGFLLLFPKDSLATLQILSQLGLLLFMFVIGMELDLKILKNQAESAIVISHSSIMFPFLLGAGLAYFIFIPLAPENVDFIAFCLFMGIGMSITAFPVLARIILEKGWTKTTLGSLAITAAAADDVTAWCVLAVVVTIVNAGSFSSGFLTILMSVTYMVVMWKAILPLMRRAGNLYTTKESMTKTISAFFFLFIFISAWITEAIGIHALFGAFLAGVVMPDKKELRSNLVDKIEDFSLTVLLPLFFAFTGLRTKFGLLSSSGLWPIFFVILFVAILGKLGGSAIASRLSGKNWKDSLSIGILMNTRGLMELIVLNIGYDLGVLSEEIFSMMVLMALTTTIMTGPALKIVDWFFSKEETLSRYRAGKGILISFAQHSRGLELLKIAYGLFPEKKKEREVTAVHLSPDSNISESHAEKYETSSFTPLKELSKDLDIHLQTIYKTSTNITKDIIRIVEDGNYKLLLIGAARSFFSDDILGGKIRTILNETNCNTGILFSSQLEDVKNIHVLFGAEKDLNLLQIARRLASNYNSKLSIVDLNGSVDRIPSKIKQSLKREKVKILQPGTSVSDWKQFDLILCDLDIWENHPEFRVNELPKGGGLLLIRSVDGFLMEG